Proteins co-encoded in one Amaranthus tricolor cultivar Red isolate AtriRed21 chromosome 7, ASM2621246v1, whole genome shotgun sequence genomic window:
- the LOC130817316 gene encoding nascent polypeptide-associated complex subunit alpha-like protein 1 isoform X1, with product MTNQTQEEKLSALLGQQKIDDNNELLMIEDIDEEDDNTDDDSEDDVEVSSDGDASDKSTIISKSEKKTRKAMRKLGMHPITGVSRVTLRNEKNDLKVISKPVVFMCPTTETYIFFGEATKKDISSQLEIQPAQQFKAPDLSNVIFKPDISAMVQDDAKVYEAGLLPKDVEDVMTQAGVTWGEAFTALKANNGDIMDAIMDLCC from the exons ATGACTAACCAGACTCAAGAAGAGAAGCTCTCGGCTCTACTCGGACAGCAAAAAATCGAT GATAATAATGAGCTGCTTATGATTGAGGATATCGACGAAGAGGATGACAACACAGATGATGACAGTGAAGATGATGTAGAAG TGTCAAGTGATGGAGATGCCAGTGATAAATCTACGATAATAAGCAAGAGTGAAAAGAAGACTCGAAAAGCCATGCGGAAGCTTGGTATGCATCCCATTACTGGTGTCAGCAGAGTCACTCTCAGGAATGAAAAGAAT GATTTAAAAGTCATCTCAAAGCCCGTTGTGTTCATGTGTCCAACAACAGAAACATATATCTTTTTTGGTGAGGCAACGAAAAAAGACATAAGTTCACAACTTGAAATTCAGCCAGCACAGCAGTTCAAGGCTCCAGACTTGAGCAATGTCATTTTTAAGCCTGATATTTCTGCAATGGTCCAGGATGATGCGAAGGTTTATGAGGCAGGACTCTTACCCAAGGACGTTGAGGATGTCATGACACAGGCTGGAGTTACTTGGGGTGAGGCCTTCACCGCACTCAAGGCTAACAATGGGGATATCATGGATGCTATTATGGACTTGTGCTGTTGA
- the LOC130817318 gene encoding nascent polypeptide-associated complex subunit alpha-like protein 1 — protein MTTQTQEELVAAQLEQQKITDDEPVVEDDNDVEEDDTDDDNDDDVEGADGDASGRSKQSRSEKKSRKAMLKLGMKPITGVSRVTMRKSKNILFVVSKPDVFKSPTSETYVFFGEAKIEDLSSQLQTQAAEQFKTLDLNNTISKPETSATAQDDEEVDEEGVEPKDIELVMTQAGVTRGKAVKALKAADGDIVSAIMELTT, from the exons ATGACTACCCAAACTCAAGAAGAGCTTGTCGCTGCTCAACTCGAACAGCAGAAAATCACT GATGATGAGCCTGTTGTTGAGGATGACAATGATGTTGAGGAGGACGACACtgatgatgacaatgatgatgatgtagaAG GGGCAGATGGAGATGCCAGTGGTAGGTCTAAGCAAAGCAGAAGTGAAAAGAAGAGTCGAAAAGCCATGTTGAAGTTGGGAATGAAGCCTATTACTGGTGTCAGCAGAGTCACTATGAGGAAAAGCAAGAAC ATTTTGTTTGTCGTCTCAAAGCCGGATGTGTTCAAGAGCCCAACATCAGAGACATATGTGTTCTTTGGCGAGGCAAAGATTGAAGATTTAAGTTCACAACTTCAAACTCAGGCAGCAGAGCAGTTCAAGACTCTAGACTTGAACAATACCATTTCCAAGCCTGAAACTTCCGCTACAGCCCAGGATGATGAGGAGGTTGATGAGGAAGGAGTTGAACCTAAAGACATTGAGTTGGTCATGACACAGGCTGGAGTTACTAGGGGTAAAGCGGTCAAGGCACTCAAGGCTGCCGATGGAGATATCGTTTCTGCTATTATGGAGTTGACCACTTGA
- the LOC130817316 gene encoding nascent polypeptide-associated complex subunit alpha-like protein 1 isoform X2 has translation MIEDIDEEDDNTDDDSEDDVEVSSDGDASDKSTIISKSEKKTRKAMRKLGMHPITGVSRVTLRNEKNDLKVISKPVVFMCPTTETYIFFGEATKKDISSQLEIQPAQQFKAPDLSNVIFKPDISAMVQDDAKVYEAGLLPKDVEDVMTQAGVTWGEAFTALKANNGDIMDAIMDLCC, from the exons ATGATTGAGGATATCGACGAAGAGGATGACAACACAGATGATGACAGTGAAGATGATGTAGAAG TGTCAAGTGATGGAGATGCCAGTGATAAATCTACGATAATAAGCAAGAGTGAAAAGAAGACTCGAAAAGCCATGCGGAAGCTTGGTATGCATCCCATTACTGGTGTCAGCAGAGTCACTCTCAGGAATGAAAAGAAT GATTTAAAAGTCATCTCAAAGCCCGTTGTGTTCATGTGTCCAACAACAGAAACATATATCTTTTTTGGTGAGGCAACGAAAAAAGACATAAGTTCACAACTTGAAATTCAGCCAGCACAGCAGTTCAAGGCTCCAGACTTGAGCAATGTCATTTTTAAGCCTGATATTTCTGCAATGGTCCAGGATGATGCGAAGGTTTATGAGGCAGGACTCTTACCCAAGGACGTTGAGGATGTCATGACACAGGCTGGAGTTACTTGGGGTGAGGCCTTCACCGCACTCAAGGCTAACAATGGGGATATCATGGATGCTATTATGGACTTGTGCTGTTGA